In Lepidochelys kempii isolate rLepKem1 chromosome 10, rLepKem1.hap2, whole genome shotgun sequence, a single window of DNA contains:
- the RPS27L gene encoding ribosomal protein eS27-like, with the protein MPLDRDIAHPSLEEEKRKHKKKRLVQSPNSYFMDVKCPGCYKITTVFSHAQTVVLCVGCSTVLCQPTGGKARLTEGCSFRRKQH; encoded by the exons ATGCCT TTGGATAGAGACATAGCACATCCATCTCtagaggaggagaaaagaaagcACAAAAAGAAACGTCTGGTGCAGAGTCCAAATTCCTACTTTATGGATGTAAAGTGTCCAG GATGCTACAAGATCACCACAGTGTTCAGCCATGCTCAGACAGTGGTTCTGTGCGTTGGGTGCTCAACTGTGTTGTGCCAGCCTACTGGAGGAAAGGCCAGGCTTACAGAAG GCTGCTCATTTAGAAGAAAGCAACATTGA